A stretch of DNA from Pseudomonas sp. HN11:
TCAGTCTGTTTCGCCACAAAAGGCAGAAGCCCCCTCCGCCACCAACCGTAAACGTTGCCGAAGGTTACCTGCCCATCGAGTCGTCCCAGAGCCTGTTAGCAGCCGAGCACCGCCGCCAACTGCTCGATCGCATCTGGCAGTACACCGCCCTCTCCCATCAGCAGTTCAGCCAGCTCTATTTAAATCCGATCCATCGCTACGCCGAACTGGTCCAACAACTCCCGGCCAGCGAGACGCACCATCATGCGTATCTTGGCGGCATGCTTGACCATGGCTTGGAACTGGTCGCCTGTAGTCTGAAACTGCGTCAGTCGTATCTGCTCCCCACCGGCGCCGCGCCCGAAGACCAAGCCGCCCAGACCGACGCCTGGTCTGCTGGCATCGCCTATGGTGCCCTGCTGCATGACATCGGCAAGATCGCCGTGGACCTGCTGGTCGAGCGCCAGGATGGCCGTGTTTGGCATCCTTGGCAGGGATCCCTGGATCAGCCGTATCGTTTCCGCTACCTAAAGGGGCGCGACTACCACCTGCACGGCGCGGCCGTAGGCTTGCTCTACACCCAGATTCTCGATCGTCCAATCCTCGATTGGCTAAGTGTATTTCCGTCACTGTGGGCCAGTCTGCTGTATGTCCTGGCGGGCCAGTACGAACGTGCCGGCGTGCTCGGCGAGCTGGTGATTCAAGCCGACCGGGTCTCCACCGCACAGAACATCGGTGGTAACCCGAGCAAGGCGCTGCAAGCGCCGACTCATTCGCTGCAACATCACTTGATCAGCGGACTGCGTCATCTGGTTCAACACGAGCTGAAACTCAACCAGCCGGGTGCCGCGGGTTGGTTGACTCAGGATGCACTGTGGCTAGTCAGTAAGACGGTCACGGACAAGCTGCGAGCCTATCTGCTGTCGCAATCGATTGAAGGCATCCCCTCGTCCAACCTCGCGGTGTTCGACGAGCTGCAATCACATGGATTGGTTGAGTCCACGCCGGAAGGCAAAGCCATCTGGACC
This window harbors:
- the mobH gene encoding MobH family relaxase encodes the protein MLSLFRHKRQKPPPPPTVNVAEGYLPIESSQSLLAAEHRRQLLDRIWQYTALSHQQFSQLYLNPIHRYAELVQQLPASETHHHAYLGGMLDHGLELVACSLKLRQSYLLPTGAAPEDQAAQTDAWSAGIAYGALLHDIGKIAVDLLVERQDGRVWHPWQGSLDQPYRFRYLKGRDYHLHGAAVGLLYTQILDRPILDWLSVFPSLWASLLYVLAGQYERAGVLGELVIQADRVSTAQNIGGNPSKALQAPTHSLQHHLISGLRHLVQHELKLNQPGAAGWLTQDALWLVSKTVTDKLRAYLLSQSIEGIPSSNLAVFDELQSHGLVESTPEGKAIWTALVAQGNWQQSFTFLRLQPTLIWGNEDRPEAFSGMVSIAAHDHSTDTPLPIPASETIRTRSDQSQPQPDAMALENADYLGTLLDMFELEEHEASEAPSENTLEKTSTPPSDNLGQTFLNWVKEGILSHKLIINDSKAKIHTVDGTVFLVTPGLFQRYVQEFPCISLGANSAGEEWRWVQKQFEKLKTHKKRDDGLNIWICQVEGPRKKGTLKGYLIENPSLLFETGPVPADNPFLKVEKA